A section of the Bacillus horti genome encodes:
- a CDS encoding GNAT family N-acetyltransferase — protein MEILLEKLHEADMEQLYDFELENRDYFEEMVPSRGDDYYHFQTFKQRNMELLDEQKQGLCYFYLIKNNEGQILGRMNLVDIDTSQGTAHVGYRVGKVFTGKGLAKNALKLLVENASELGLKKIEAKTTTNNIGSQKVLEKSGFKYVETREEQYDRHGETVSFVYYAWEG, from the coding sequence ATGGAAATTCTACTAGAGAAGCTACATGAAGCAGATATGGAACAATTATATGATTTTGAGCTTGAAAACAGAGATTATTTTGAGGAAATGGTGCCAAGCCGCGGGGATGATTATTATCATTTTCAGACCTTTAAGCAAAGGAATATGGAGTTACTGGATGAACAAAAACAAGGGCTATGCTACTTTTATTTAATTAAGAATAACGAAGGTCAGATTCTAGGGAGGATGAACCTAGTAGATATTGATACATCGCAAGGTACAGCACATGTTGGCTACAGAGTCGGAAAAGTATTTACGGGAAAAGGACTGGCTAAGAATGCTTTAAAGCTATTAGTAGAGAACGCAAGTGAGCTAGGACTTAAAAAGATCGAAGCAAAGACAACAACGAATAATATAGGCTCCCAAAAAGTTTTAGAGAAAAGCGGTTTTAAGTATGTAGAAACAAGAGAAGAACAGTATGATAGGCATGGAGAAACTGTATCGTTTGTTTATTACGCTTGGGAGGGGTAA
- a CDS encoding DNA alkylation repair protein: protein MENYTAEHFIHELSQHKNEADIEKMKKFFKGSDKNTRALGLNMRTVFQVAKEFTDMPLDEVEKLLESDYYEVRMGAVSIMDFQAKKKKITDEHRKALFDLYIQRHDRINNWDFVDRSAPSVVGAYLLDKPKDILYRLAHSEDIWERRTAMVSTYGFIKKGFTQATFEIAEILVNDKEDLINKAVGSFIREAGKTDEEALKQFLNKHAATMPRITLRYAIEKFDKSTKDYYLSLGKK, encoded by the coding sequence ATGGAGAACTATACAGCTGAGCACTTTATACATGAATTAAGCCAGCACAAAAATGAAGCTGATATAGAAAAAATGAAAAAGTTTTTCAAAGGATCGGATAAAAATACTAGGGCTTTAGGATTAAATATGCGAACTGTATTCCAAGTCGCCAAGGAATTCACGGATATGCCATTAGATGAAGTTGAAAAGCTCCTAGAGAGCGATTATTATGAAGTGAGAATGGGTGCCGTAAGTATTATGGATTTCCAGGCCAAGAAAAAAAAGATTACAGATGAGCATAGGAAAGCATTATTTGACTTATACATTCAAAGACATGACCGCATAAACAACTGGGATTTCGTAGATCGCTCTGCCCCTTCAGTCGTTGGAGCCTATCTGCTTGATAAGCCCAAAGATATCTTATATAGGCTGGCACATTCGGAAGATATTTGGGAACGCAGGACCGCTATGGTAAGTACCTACGGTTTTATTAAAAAAGGATTCACGCAAGCCACGTTTGAGATCGCAGAAATACTGGTCAACGATAAGGAAGATCTGATCAACAAAGCAGTGGGTAGTTTTATACGTGAGGCTGGTAAAACAGACGAAGAGGCTCTGAAGCAATTCTTAAATAAACATGCTGCCACTATGCCTAGGATTACATTACGATATGCTATAGAAAAATTTGATAAAAGCACCAAGGACTATTACTTATCCCTTGGTAAAAAATAA
- a CDS encoding SDR family oxidoreductase, which yields MKSIESLDNKRVALVTGGNRGIGREISRQLALKGYHVLIGCRDAEKGRKTVEELSNDGLNIDLQVVDVNQVESIDQMIQRVKKEHGRLDVLVNNAGIILDRGVSILDVEETIIKETFETNFFGVLRMIHTVVPLMKHMGYGRIVNLSSGLGAFEMMSGQGPYKDHPLVSQIKGSSSAYRISKTMLNALTSLVAHEVAGTNIKVNAVCPGSVQTDMGGSDAPSTVEEGADTAVWLATLSENGPNGGYFRDRQPIAW from the coding sequence ATGAAATCAATTGAAAGCTTAGATAATAAAAGGGTTGCTTTAGTAACAGGGGGAAATCGTGGTATTGGAAGAGAAATTTCACGTCAGTTAGCTCTTAAAGGGTATCATGTATTGATTGGATGTCGAGATGCGGAAAAAGGGAGGAAGACTGTTGAAGAGCTTAGCAATGATGGACTAAATATAGATCTACAAGTGGTTGATGTAAATCAAGTGGAAAGCATTGATCAGATGATTCAACGAGTAAAGAAGGAGCATGGTCGTTTGGATGTGCTTGTGAATAATGCTGGAATTATTCTTGATAGGGGAGTGTCCATATTAGATGTAGAGGAAACGATCATTAAGGAGACTTTTGAAACCAATTTTTTTGGTGTGTTACGCATGATTCATACTGTTGTTCCGTTAATGAAACACATGGGGTATGGAAGAATTGTTAATCTTTCGTCAGGCTTGGGAGCCTTTGAAATGATGAGTGGTCAAGGGCCTTATAAAGACCACCCTCTGGTAAGTCAAATTAAAGGATCATCATCTGCCTATCGAATCTCCAAAACGATGCTTAATGCTTTGACTTCACTAGTTGCTCACGAAGTAGCTGGCACAAATATAAAGGTGAATGCAGTTTGTCCTGGGAGTGTGCAAACAGATATGGGAGGCTCAGACGCGCCAAGCACGGTGGAAGAAGGGGCAGATACGGCTGTGTGGCTAGCCACTCTAAGTGAGAATGGTCCAAATGGTGGCTACTTTCGAGACCGGCAGCCGATTGCGTGGTAA
- a CDS encoding shikimate kinase, whose amino-acid sequence MRSVQNDLFRLKNIVFIGFMGVGKTTVGKLVAKKLMRDFIDIDQHIEAKEGMSISKIFETHGEKYFRDLEKQTISDIILNQSLKVISLGGGSFLQKEIRELCLEHCIVLSIDLDWESWLERFEKLKKTRPILMNKSLDEIKELYNERLPIYNICNSNIDVKNSSPESIADYIVESLKYSWELYDSDRIE is encoded by the coding sequence ATGAGAAGCGTTCAAAATGATTTATTTAGATTGAAAAATATTGTTTTTATAGGCTTTATGGGTGTTGGAAAAACAACCGTAGGCAAGCTTGTAGCGAAGAAATTGATGCGAGATTTTATAGATATTGACCAGCATATTGAGGCTAAGGAAGGCATGAGTATTTCTAAGATATTTGAAACCCACGGAGAAAAATATTTTAGAGATCTTGAGAAACAAACGATCAGTGATATTATCCTCAATCAAAGCCTTAAGGTCATCTCCTTAGGCGGTGGTTCTTTTCTGCAAAAAGAAATTAGAGAGCTTTGCCTTGAGCATTGCATTGTTCTGAGTATTGACCTAGATTGGGAGAGCTGGCTAGAGCGTTTTGAAAAGCTGAAAAAGACTCGTCCTATTCTTATGAACAAAAGCTTGGACGAGATTAAAGAGCTGTACAATGAGCGACTTCCAATTTATAATATCTGCAACTCAAACATTGATGTCAAAAATAGCTCACCAGAAAGCATTGCCGACTATATTGTGGAGAGCTTGAAGTATAGCTGGGAGCTTTACGATTCTGATCGAATAGAGTAA
- a CDS encoding thiamine pyrophosphate-binding protein, with amino-acid sequence MKNLVSHQLVRYLEERGVKHIFGLCGHTNIAVLTALESSSIKFINTRHEQIAAHMADGYARAKKETAVVLSHLGPGLTNAATGVANAALDSIPMVVIAGDIPSHYYGKHPHQEINLHADGAQFEVYRPFVKRAWRVESPHLLPEIMEKAFQLAESGNPGPVLVSVPMDIFSKEVDPAYFEKQKHHTKKLHKPSIDDETARKIIQTLTEAERPVFYVGGGVILADAAKELEELVNHLSIPVAHSLMGKGVVPDDNPFVLGMTGFWGRKFINQKVKEADYILALGTRFAEADNSSWEEEFTFTAPETKLIQIDIDPTEIGRNYPVELGIVADLKQALTVLNRVAKELLPNGIQNEKAKAEIADFHSQFKENNKTYIEDNSFPMQPQRILEEVRQVLPRDAFITTDVGWNKNGVGQQFPIYEPGSILTPGGLATMGFGPAAALGAKLAYPDRVAVSLVGDGGFGQNPAVLATAAEENIPVVWVIMNNYAYGTIAGLQKAHYGTTLGTLFERDGQPYSPEFSSIAKGFGVEGIKITSAAEFKPALEKAIQANKPVVIDVAMLNNPVPTDGHWNIMDIYSPDKKVHHAATN; translated from the coding sequence GTGAAAAACTTGGTTTCCCATCAATTAGTGAGGTACTTAGAGGAAAGAGGAGTAAAGCACATCTTCGGCTTATGTGGCCATACGAACATTGCCGTACTCACTGCTTTAGAAAGCAGTTCAATTAAGTTCATCAACACGAGACATGAACAGATCGCAGCTCATATGGCTGATGGCTATGCAAGAGCCAAAAAGGAAACGGCAGTCGTACTAAGTCACCTAGGTCCAGGCTTAACGAACGCAGCGACAGGTGTAGCTAATGCCGCATTAGACTCCATTCCAATGGTCGTCATTGCTGGAGATATTCCTAGTCATTACTATGGCAAGCACCCACACCAAGAAATTAATCTGCATGCTGATGGTGCACAATTTGAGGTGTATAGACCATTTGTGAAACGAGCATGGCGAGTAGAAAGCCCGCACCTCCTTCCTGAAATTATGGAGAAGGCTTTTCAGCTAGCTGAAAGTGGAAACCCTGGCCCCGTCTTAGTATCCGTGCCAATGGATATCTTTTCTAAAGAGGTTGATCCAGCTTATTTTGAAAAACAGAAGCATCATACGAAGAAGCTCCACAAGCCATCCATAGACGATGAGACAGCTAGAAAGATCATTCAGACTCTAACAGAGGCAGAAAGACCGGTGTTCTATGTGGGTGGTGGAGTGATTTTAGCAGATGCAGCTAAGGAACTAGAAGAACTAGTGAATCATCTAAGCATCCCTGTAGCTCACTCCTTAATGGGTAAAGGCGTTGTGCCAGACGACAACCCGTTTGTACTAGGTATGACAGGATTCTGGGGCAGAAAGTTTATTAATCAGAAGGTGAAGGAAGCCGATTACATTCTAGCTCTAGGAACACGATTTGCCGAGGCAGACAACAGCTCGTGGGAGGAGGAATTTACGTTCACTGCTCCTGAAACGAAGCTCATTCAAATTGATATAGACCCAACGGAAATAGGTCGCAATTACCCCGTTGAGCTTGGAATAGTAGCTGATCTGAAGCAAGCGCTAACTGTCCTCAATAGAGTGGCTAAGGAGCTACTGCCTAACGGTATTCAGAATGAAAAAGCTAAAGCAGAGATTGCCGACTTCCACAGCCAGTTTAAAGAAAACAACAAAACCTATATTGAGGATAACTCCTTCCCTATGCAGCCTCAGCGAATCCTAGAGGAGGTTCGCCAAGTTTTACCGAGGGATGCCTTTATTACCACAGATGTAGGCTGGAATAAAAACGGTGTGGGACAGCAATTCCCGATCTATGAACCAGGTTCTATTTTAACACCAGGGGGCCTAGCTACTATGGGCTTCGGACCTGCGGCGGCACTGGGGGCAAAGCTAGCTTATCCAGATAGAGTTGCCGTATCTCTTGTGGGAGATGGAGGCTTTGGGCAGAATCCAGCTGTACTTGCTACAGCAGCTGAGGAAAACATCCCTGTGGTTTGGGTAATCATGAACAATTACGCCTATGGAACGATTGCGGGGCTACAGAAGGCACATTATGGGACTACTTTAGGAACGCTTTTTGAAAGGGATGGTCAGCCTTACTCTCCAGAATTTTCAAGCATCGCTAAGGGCTTTGGTGTAGAGGGGATCAAAATTACGAGTGCTGCTGAATTCAAGCCAGCATTAGAAAAAGCGATTCAGGCTAATAAGCCCGTAGTCATTGATGTGGCTATGTTGAACAACCCTGTACCGACAGATGGCCACTGGAACATCATGGACATTTATTCTCCAGACAAAAAAGTTCACCATGCAGCTACAAATTAA
- a CDS encoding hydroxymethylglutaryl-CoA lyase, whose amino-acid sequence MFIDTLKKLELPKAIHICEVAPRDGFQALDQWLPTEQKVAIVKKLATTGIRYVEITSFVHPKAIPQLRDAAEVVEACQGLENMHFQALVPNLIGAQRAIDAGLKKIKLMLSATDSHSISNANSKTEDAQKGFFSIVELATKHGVAIKGSISVAFGCPFEGKVPTSRISQIVQRYVSMGVEEISLADSSGAANPKLVYDMLGELSEIFPTVTFSMHFHNTRGLAFANAVAAMQQGITHFDSSVAALGGCPYIPGASGNIGTEDLVHGVHEMGIETGIDLDKLLEVAKEVKQIVGFNGGSYILRAGPLSQLAPKLEKQEKVGE is encoded by the coding sequence GTGTTTATAGATACATTGAAAAAACTAGAGCTACCTAAAGCGATTCATATCTGTGAGGTGGCTCCAAGAGATGGCTTCCAAGCGTTGGATCAATGGCTGCCTACGGAGCAAAAGGTCGCCATCGTTAAAAAGCTAGCTACAACAGGTATCCGCTATGTGGAGATTACGTCATTCGTCCATCCAAAAGCGATCCCGCAGCTTCGAGATGCTGCTGAGGTGGTTGAGGCTTGTCAAGGGCTTGAGAACATGCACTTTCAAGCCCTGGTTCCTAACTTAATTGGGGCACAAAGAGCAATAGATGCAGGACTTAAGAAGATAAAGCTAATGCTATCTGCCACAGATTCTCATAGCATCTCCAACGCGAACTCTAAAACGGAGGATGCGCAAAAAGGTTTTTTCTCCATCGTAGAGCTAGCAACGAAGCATGGAGTAGCGATTAAGGGATCTATTTCGGTAGCGTTCGGCTGTCCCTTTGAAGGAAAGGTTCCTACCTCCCGTATCAGTCAAATCGTACAGCGATACGTGAGTATGGGAGTAGAAGAAATTTCACTGGCTGATTCGTCAGGGGCTGCCAACCCGAAGCTAGTGTATGACATGCTTGGAGAACTCAGCGAGATTTTTCCAACAGTAACATTCTCTATGCACTTTCATAACACAAGAGGCTTGGCGTTTGCTAATGCAGTAGCCGCTATGCAGCAGGGCATTACCCATTTTGACAGCTCCGTAGCAGCGTTAGGTGGCTGCCCATATATACCTGGAGCAAGCGGAAACATCGGGACAGAGGATCTAGTTCATGGTGTACATGAAATGGGAATTGAAACGGGAATCGACCTTGATAAGCTCCTTGAAGTAGCTAAGGAGGTTAAGCAGATTGTAGGCTTTAACGGTGGCAGCTATATTTTGCGAGCAGGTCCACTTTCTCAGTTAGCTCCAAAGCTAGAAAAGCAAGAAAAGGTTGGAGAGTGA
- a CDS encoding aldehyde dehydrogenase family protein yields the protein MSQNSVKPKEITLEQKQELDTAFERAQKALAIIETYDQEKVDRLCQAVAWAVANKQTFKRLTDMGIEESGLGDPESRMNKRFKIRGILRDALRQKSVGIIEELPEKGIVKYAKPVGIIGSIVPTTNPDLTPAGTAIYAIKARNVAIFSPHPRSKKTSFETVQLMRDALEREGAPADILQCLTNVNIPMTKELMVRADLVLATGGKDMVKSAYSSGTPAYGVGAGNSTMIIDDTADVAEAARNSMLSKTSDFGSGCSADGNLIISEKIYDKLLGALIQEGGYLATEEEKEKLRHVMWDEEGKRLPTTVALAPQKLAEAAGFSIPADCKFIMVQGDQIGKEYPFSGEKLTTLMALYKYEGEFENALDMMRAIYEVGGRGHSCGINSRNDENIHRLALAAPVSRIMVRQPQSKANAGAFNNGMPMTSSLGCGTWGGNIVSENINLKHYMNTTWVSHPIKEDKPSDQELFGDFYEPELEN from the coding sequence ATGTCACAGAACTCAGTCAAACCAAAGGAAATTACACTAGAGCAAAAGCAGGAGCTGGACACGGCGTTTGAACGTGCTCAGAAGGCATTAGCCATTATTGAAACGTATGACCAAGAGAAGGTCGATCGATTATGTCAGGCTGTGGCATGGGCGGTAGCGAACAAGCAAACCTTTAAGCGCCTTACAGACATGGGGATTGAAGAAAGCGGTTTAGGTGATCCAGAAAGCAGGATGAATAAACGCTTCAAGATAAGAGGAATTTTAAGAGACGCCTTAAGACAGAAAAGTGTAGGAATTATTGAGGAGCTTCCTGAAAAAGGGATCGTCAAATACGCTAAGCCAGTCGGAATAATAGGGTCAATAGTACCAACGACTAATCCAGATTTAACACCAGCAGGTACAGCGATCTATGCGATTAAAGCAAGAAATGTAGCCATCTTTTCTCCTCATCCACGGTCTAAAAAAACATCGTTTGAAACGGTTCAGCTGATGAGAGACGCCCTTGAGCGTGAGGGAGCACCAGCCGATATTTTACAGTGCCTAACCAATGTCAACATACCGATGACTAAGGAGCTAATGGTAAGGGCAGATCTTGTTTTAGCAACAGGTGGGAAGGACATGGTGAAAAGTGCGTATAGCTCTGGAACACCAGCCTACGGAGTAGGAGCAGGAAACTCGACCATGATCATTGATGATACAGCAGATGTAGCTGAAGCAGCACGCAATTCAATGCTGAGCAAAACCTCAGACTTTGGCTCAGGCTGTTCTGCAGACGGAAACCTGATTATTAGTGAGAAAATCTATGACAAGCTGCTAGGGGCATTGATCCAAGAGGGCGGATACCTAGCAACAGAAGAGGAAAAGGAAAAGCTTCGCCATGTGATGTGGGACGAGGAAGGTAAGAGATTACCTACAACGGTAGCGTTAGCACCGCAAAAGCTAGCCGAGGCTGCTGGGTTCAGTATCCCTGCTGATTGCAAGTTTATCATGGTGCAGGGTGACCAGATTGGCAAGGAATACCCGTTTTCAGGGGAAAAGCTAACAACCTTAATGGCCTTGTACAAGTATGAAGGAGAATTTGAAAATGCATTAGATATGATGAGAGCCATTTATGAGGTAGGTGGGAGGGGTCATTCCTGTGGCATTAACTCCCGTAATGATGAGAATATTCATCGTCTTGCGTTAGCGGCTCCTGTGAGCAGAATTATGGTTCGTCAGCCGCAATCAAAGGCCAACGCTGGAGCGTTTAACAATGGAATGCCGATGACATCAAGCCTTGGCTGTGGAACATGGGGCGGAAATATCGTGTCTGAAAATATTAATCTCAAGCACTACATGAACACAACATGGGTATCTCACCCGATAAAAGAGGATAAGCCCTCCGATCAAGAGCTTTTTGGAGACTTCTATGAGCCGGAGCTTGAAAATTAA
- a CDS encoding sugar phosphate isomerase/epimerase family protein, which yields MTKQFSLAHLTVLECSPPELIYLASKAGYDFVSLRTICMGLPGEPNYTLHENKELLKQTKAALAETELKLLDIELARIYDGLDPKTYVPAFEVAAELGGRHVLSSIWTDDESFYTECFAEICDLAKPYGLTVELEFVPIASITTLADTLKVLVAVDKENAGLMVDAHHFYRSGDSVEDLDSVPQEWFRYFHLCDAPSGTPQSKEEMIRILREERLYVGEGGIDLKRIVERLPNIPLSLEIPNSKRAKELGYEEFARRCLQSAKNYFA from the coding sequence ATGACCAAACAATTTTCACTGGCCCATCTAACAGTCCTAGAATGCTCACCGCCTGAGCTGATCTACTTGGCTTCAAAAGCTGGCTATGATTTTGTGAGCTTACGGACAATTTGTATGGGGCTTCCAGGTGAACCTAACTATACTTTACATGAAAACAAAGAGCTGCTTAAGCAAACAAAAGCAGCCCTAGCCGAAACAGAATTAAAACTATTAGATATTGAATTAGCTAGAATCTATGATGGGTTAGATCCGAAAACATATGTTCCTGCCTTTGAAGTGGCTGCAGAGCTAGGAGGGCGACATGTGCTAAGCAGTATATGGACGGATGATGAATCCTTCTATACAGAATGTTTTGCAGAGATTTGTGATTTAGCCAAGCCTTACGGTTTAACGGTAGAGCTAGAGTTTGTTCCTATTGCTAGTATTACAACCCTTGCAGATACCCTTAAGGTTCTTGTTGCCGTAGACAAAGAAAACGCTGGTTTAATGGTTGATGCCCATCATTTCTATCGATCAGGAGACAGTGTTGAGGACTTAGACAGTGTTCCTCAGGAATGGTTCCGTTATTTTCATCTATGTGACGCACCAAGTGGTACACCGCAATCTAAGGAAGAGATGATACGGATTCTACGGGAGGAAAGACTGTATGTTGGTGAAGGGGGGATTGATCTAAAAAGGATAGTAGAGAGGCTCCCAAACATTCCGTTATCACTTGAAATTCCAAATTCGAAGAGAGCTAAAGAGCTAGGCTACGAGGAATTTGCTAGGAGATGCCTACAATCGGCAAAGAATTACTTTGCATAG
- a CDS encoding zinc-dependent alcohol dehydrogenase, translated as MLELHIEKPNSMIMRSVETVPSLMDDEVKLEIMYGGICGSDLSVLKGKIKHAIYPIRPGHELLGKITEAGSKSGLDVGTKVIVVPNTYCRECKYCLGGKRNICQHKKSFGININGGFSEEMIIPAKYVMPVPDDISDEEAILIEPFSVIIHAFRKINVTKGSSVAVVGCGTEGMLATILAKHLGANVTAIDINTKKLDLVEELGAVRSVQHEDIEGETFDIVIEAAGTKKSVEQGIQLVDSGGTLVLVGITEEANLPVAHVVRSEITIYGSIIYDVPEDFQAAIEYLRDPEFDVRPVISDIIPFKEYTKAFERALTGDFGKIVIDFKQEVI; from the coding sequence GTGCTAGAGTTGCATATTGAAAAACCAAATAGTATGATTATGCGCAGTGTCGAGACAGTACCTTCATTGATGGATGATGAAGTCAAGCTAGAGATTATGTATGGTGGAATATGTGGTTCAGATTTAAGTGTATTAAAAGGAAAGATTAAGCATGCTATATATCCAATAAGACCAGGGCATGAGCTTCTCGGTAAAATTACGGAAGCGGGATCAAAATCTGGACTTGATGTAGGGACAAAGGTCATTGTCGTCCCAAATACGTATTGTCGAGAATGCAAGTATTGCTTGGGTGGAAAAAGAAATATCTGTCAGCATAAAAAATCCTTTGGCATTAACATCAATGGGGGATTTTCAGAGGAGATGATTATCCCAGCCAAATATGTTATGCCCGTACCAGATGACATTAGTGATGAGGAAGCTATTCTTATCGAGCCTTTTTCTGTGATTATTCATGCCTTTAGAAAGATTAACGTTACAAAAGGATCGTCTGTAGCCGTTGTAGGCTGTGGCACAGAGGGAATGCTTGCTACAATTTTAGCTAAGCATCTAGGAGCTAATGTAACAGCGATTGATATCAATACGAAAAAACTAGACTTAGTAGAAGAGCTTGGTGCAGTACGCTCTGTCCAGCATGAAGATATCGAGGGAGAAACGTTTGATATTGTCATTGAGGCAGCAGGTACGAAAAAATCTGTAGAGCAGGGCATCCAGCTCGTAGATTCTGGTGGAACTTTAGTATTAGTCGGGATTACAGAAGAGGCTAATTTGCCAGTAGCCCACGTCGTTCGCAGTGAGATTACAATCTATGGGAGTATCATCTATGACGTACCTGAGGATTTCCAAGCAGCCATTGAGTATCTGCGAGATCCAGAATTTGATGTAAGACCTGTTATTTCTGACATCATTCCCTTTAAGGAGTATACAAAAGCCTTTGAAAGAGCCTTAACTGGTGATTTTGGGAAGATTGTCATTGATTTTAAACAAGAAGTGATTTAA
- a CDS encoding Bug family tripartite tricarboxylate transporter substrate binding protein, with protein sequence MLKKKLTLFMLLLVVTAIIAACGNGGDSEQASGEPKMPSGTINGVIQWGSGGSTDTLSRGIANLAEDHLEGASIVVTNMTGATGAIATEHVYNQPSDGQTLLFAAENPTIYGVLDISERSFEDFYPINIMGRAVPVIVVPTNSVFETVEDLFQFAEENPGNLSMGSTGPGGVPHVISSMISAEKDLIFNMVPFDGDGPALTALLGGHIDFSVAVLSAVSEYERSGDVRILAAVNNEPLEEIPNVPALGDIYPEFNQYLPWGPFFGVWVKQDTPDAVKEHLVDAFDKAHQDQEYQDLLASLGAIPMGIHGDEAVEFWKQWQSVTAWILQDSGEATVSPEELNIPRVGE encoded by the coding sequence ATGTTGAAGAAGAAGCTGACTTTATTCATGTTATTACTTGTTGTAACCGCTATCATTGCGGCTTGTGGGAATGGAGGAGATTCTGAACAAGCGAGTGGAGAGCCGAAGATGCCTTCAGGAACCATTAACGGTGTCATTCAATGGGGGAGTGGAGGCAGTACGGATACGCTTTCTAGAGGAATTGCCAACCTAGCTGAAGATCACTTAGAAGGAGCATCCATTGTTGTGACGAATATGACTGGAGCAACAGGGGCAATTGCAACAGAGCATGTATACAACCAGCCTTCAGATGGGCAAACTCTTTTATTTGCAGCTGAGAATCCAACGATCTATGGTGTTCTAGATATATCTGAAAGATCCTTTGAGGATTTTTACCCGATTAATATCATGGGAAGAGCGGTTCCTGTTATCGTTGTTCCAACAAACTCTGTGTTTGAAACGGTTGAAGATCTCTTTCAATTTGCTGAAGAAAACCCTGGTAATTTAAGTATGGGTTCTACTGGTCCAGGTGGGGTTCCACACGTTATTAGCTCGATGATTTCTGCTGAAAAGGATTTAATCTTTAACATGGTTCCATTTGATGGAGACGGTCCAGCTTTAACAGCCCTTTTAGGTGGACATATCGATTTTAGTGTAGCCGTATTATCTGCTGTTTCTGAATATGAAAGATCAGGTGATGTTAGGATTCTAGCTGCCGTGAATAATGAGCCATTAGAAGAAATTCCAAATGTTCCAGCACTAGGTGATATTTATCCAGAATTTAATCAGTATTTGCCTTGGGGGCCATTCTTTGGTGTTTGGGTGAAGCAGGATACACCTGATGCTGTAAAAGAACACCTAGTTGATGCCTTTGATAAAGCGCACCAAGATCAAGAATATCAAGATCTATTAGCTTCATTAGGAGCAATCCCGATGGGTATTCATGGAGATGAAGCTGTAGAGTTTTGGAAGCAATGGCAATCGGTAACCGCCTGGATTTTACAAGATTCTGGTGAAGCTACCGTTTCTCCTGAAGAGCTGAATATTCCTCGTGTTGGGGAATAA
- a CDS encoding tripartite tricarboxylate transporter TctB family protein, whose product MTGYFKKNITNTVTGLIMIIVSVIILYLSFTMRGHSVTNPGEGSFIPALTAFVMLICGFGTMLGDYRKHRSQLNEATQSQSSEQASHHEEQPQNEGHGQYEGHQQHEGQPYHEVGAHQSVDPVKSGQTDLMDDDEAVEYFSKSDIYLLLLFAGVMLLYIISIQFVPFFIASFFYLVATMMLLKGVKWLTIIITSAVSLTVMYFLFVRLFHIVFP is encoded by the coding sequence ATGACAGGATATTTCAAGAAAAACATAACGAACACCGTCACAGGTTTGATCATGATCATCGTCAGCGTGATTATTCTCTATCTTTCCTTTACGATGAGAGGTCACTCCGTCACCAATCCTGGTGAAGGAAGCTTTATTCCAGCCTTAACTGCTTTTGTTATGCTTATTTGTGGTTTTGGTACAATGCTTGGAGATTATCGTAAGCACCGTTCGCAGCTTAATGAAGCTACGCAAAGCCAATCCAGTGAACAGGCTAGCCACCATGAAGAGCAGCCGCAAAATGAAGGACACGGACAATATGAAGGACACCAACAACATGAAGGACAACCCTATCATGAGGTGGGAGCCCATCAGAGTGTAGATCCTGTAAAGAGCGGCCAAACTGATCTAATGGATGATGACGAAGCTGTTGAATACTTCAGTAAATCGGATATCTACCTGCTTCTTCTTTTTGCAGGAGTTATGCTACTATATATTATTTCAATTCAATTCGTTCCTTTTTTCATAGCATCCTTTTTTTATCTTGTAGCTACAATGATGCTGCTTAAGGGTGTCAAATGGCTGACCATTATTATTACATCGGCTGTCAGTTTGACGGTCATGTATTTCTTATTTGTTCGTCTTTTCCATATTGTATTTCCTTAA